One part of the Caproiciproducens sp. CPB-2 genome encodes these proteins:
- a CDS encoding prenyltransferase, with product MAVEKRYASDVEAILSHRHDNGADLWTTPDKRLIKGAPFSTLESVMYLLELGMEPTEPLLKEASELIFSTWQEDGRFKLYPQGAVYPCQTIHAANVLCHMGYVSDVRLQKTLQHLLDIQYTDGGWRCDKFSFGRGPETEYSNPFPTLNALNTFRFTEYLNKEPALDKAVNFLLEHWTIRKPIGPCHYGIGTLFMQVEYPFRNYNLFIYAYVLSFYNRAKEDRRFLEALETLKSKIVDGQIVVERVVPKLAGLSFCKKGKTSEMATIRYHEILRNLQTKK from the coding sequence ATGGCTGTAGAGAAGCGATATGCATCAGATGTGGAAGCGATATTGTCCCATAGGCATGATAATGGAGCTGACCTCTGGACTACGCCAGATAAGCGTCTGATAAAAGGTGCGCCGTTCTCAACTTTAGAGAGCGTAATGTACCTATTGGAATTGGGTATGGAGCCTACAGAACCTTTGCTGAAAGAAGCCTCCGAATTGATATTTAGCACTTGGCAGGAGGACGGACGTTTTAAGCTGTATCCTCAAGGCGCTGTCTACCCATGCCAAACCATCCACGCCGCCAATGTGCTTTGCCACATGGGGTATGTTTCTGATGTCAGACTGCAAAAAACCTTGCAGCATCTATTAGATATACAGTATACAGACGGCGGCTGGCGCTGCGATAAATTCAGCTTTGGCCGAGGGCCGGAAACGGAGTATTCAAACCCTTTCCCCACGCTTAACGCTCTCAACACGTTCCGCTTCACCGAATATCTTAACAAAGAACCCGCACTTGACAAGGCCGTGAATTTTTTGCTGGAGCATTGGACAATCAGAAAGCCTATTGGCCCGTGTCACTATGGAATTGGCACATTATTCATGCAAGTTGAATACCCTTTCCGAAACTACAACCTTTTTATATACGCCTACGTCTTGTCCTTTTACAACCGAGCTAAGGAGGATAGACGGTTTCTTGAAGCCTTAGAAACTTTGAAATCCAAAATTGTAGATGGACAGATTGTGGTCGAGCGTGTTGTTCCGAAGCTGGCCGGGCTTTCTTTCTGTAAAAAGGGTAAAACAAGCGAAATGGCAACAATACGCTATCATGAAATTTTGCGGAATCTTCAAACAAAGAAATAG
- a CDS encoding 50S ribosomal protein L25 — translation MNTILAQKRDPAAKAKQLRRSGIVPCVIYGAGLKESLSVQIDQRTARQLQRTKRNGSKVNIQVDGKAYPTLIKDLEYNSMNDEIVHVSFQVLAAGKKFNSVADIVLINKEKVTGVLEQMQMQVPHAAEPEYLLDTVTVNLENMPIGTTLTIGDIPEFQSDKIELQADAGNIVLRISEKKRADVRTEQ, via the coding sequence ATGAATACCATTTTGGCGCAGAAGCGCGACCCGGCCGCAAAGGCCAAACAACTGAGGCGTTCAGGAATTGTGCCGTGCGTTATCTATGGCGCAGGATTGAAGGAATCGCTCTCCGTCCAGATCGATCAGAGGACGGCAAGGCAACTCCAGCGAACCAAGCGCAACGGAAGCAAGGTGAATATTCAGGTAGATGGGAAAGCCTATCCGACGCTCATTAAGGATTTGGAATATAACAGTATGAACGACGAAATAGTCCATGTCAGCTTCCAGGTATTGGCTGCGGGAAAAAAGTTCAACAGCGTTGCTGATATTGTGCTTATAAACAAGGAAAAAGTGACAGGGGTTCTGGAGCAGATGCAGATGCAGGTTCCTCACGCCGCCGAACCGGAATATCTGCTCGATACCGTTACGGTCAATCTTGAAAATATGCCGATCGGGACGACGCTTACGATCGGTGATATCCCGGAATTTCAAAGCGATAAAATCGAACTGCAGGCCGATGCGGGTAATATTGTTCTGCGCATCAGCGAAAAAAAACGAGCCGATGTGAGAACGGAGCAATAA
- a CDS encoding DegV family protein, whose protein sequence is MNELICQVTDSSGGLARDFIEQNQIKEVPFYLKFEDTDYCRENLDYRLADFYRHMDEYPDDVPKTSAPNMNDWLAVFEEGHAKGFTNYVVTTISSKLSSSFQDAIMAKNFFMEKNRDVQIEVIDSNTCACGQAALEIAIAKIIKSGRSFQEIIDLIHKIVEKTNTLFVVNSLKYMQSGGRIGGAAVFVGKLVQIKPVCEFISGVVHPVKVVIGRKHSLKTMVDIAVSRITNINKMIITFQNAEFQEDIDYAVHYFRKITNFSGSIYHSELGAVVGAHSGPGAAGIGFIEDPLS, encoded by the coding sequence ATGAATGAATTGATATGTCAGGTTACAGACTCTTCAGGGGGATTAGCGCGGGATTTTATTGAGCAAAATCAGATTAAAGAAGTGCCCTTTTATTTGAAGTTTGAAGACACCGATTACTGCAGGGAAAACCTTGATTATCGCTTAGCTGATTTCTATAGGCATATGGACGAATACCCGGATGATGTTCCCAAAACTTCGGCCCCCAATATGAACGATTGGTTGGCAGTATTTGAAGAAGGACATGCCAAGGGGTTTACAAATTATGTTGTCACAACAATCTCTTCTAAGTTGTCCTCCAGCTTTCAGGACGCCATTATGGCAAAAAACTTTTTTATGGAAAAAAACAGAGACGTACAGATCGAAGTCATTGATTCCAATACTTGTGCCTGTGGACAAGCCGCATTAGAAATTGCAATTGCTAAAATTATTAAAAGCGGTCGAAGTTTCCAGGAAATTATCGATCTCATTCATAAGATCGTCGAGAAAACAAATACGCTTTTTGTAGTGAACAGTTTAAAATATATGCAGTCAGGCGGAAGAATTGGAGGAGCCGCCGTTTTTGTCGGTAAACTCGTCCAGATCAAGCCAGTGTGTGAATTTATCAGCGGCGTGGTGCACCCGGTGAAGGTCGTAATAGGAAGAAAACATTCTTTGAAAACCATGGTGGACATTGCGGTTTCACGAATTACCAATATCAATAAAATGATTATTACTTTTCAAAATGCAGAATTCCAGGAAGATATTGATTATGCCGTTCATTATTTTAGAAAAATAACAAATTTTTCGGGGTCCATCTATCACAGTGAACTTGGGGCTGTTGTGGGGGCGCATTCCGGCCCCGGTGCGGCAGGAATTGGGTTCATTGAAGATCCGCTTTCTTAG
- a CDS encoding Lrp/AsnC family transcriptional regulator, with amino-acid sequence MKIDEIDVQILHELQADSRISIRELSKRINLSPPSVTERVRKLEDHNIIEGYTIRLNKKNLGFAIDCIIEVTMRDGQYEKFKSFIKDYKHSEWCYRIAGAACFIVKLSVASLEDIEQFINAISPYALTKTSIVFSKVEVNSSINKFF; translated from the coding sequence ATGAAAATAGACGAAATCGATGTGCAGATTTTGCATGAGTTGCAGGCAGACAGCCGGATTTCCATAAGGGAGTTATCTAAACGAATCAATCTTTCACCGCCTTCTGTTACCGAGAGGGTGAGAAAACTTGAGGATCATAACATTATTGAGGGATATACCATCCGTTTAAACAAAAAGAACCTTGGCTTTGCAATCGATTGTATCATTGAAGTCACAATGAGAGATGGACAATACGAGAAATTTAAAAGTTTTATTAAGGATTATAAGCACAGTGAATGGTGCTACAGAATTGCGGGGGCTGCGTGCTTTATCGTTAAATTGTCAGTCGCTTCTTTAGAGGATATCGAACAGTTTATAAATGCCATATCCCCGTATGCTCTGACGAAGACATCCATTGTTTTTTCAAAAGTGGAAGTGAATAGCAGTATCAATAAGTTTTTTTAA
- a CDS encoding carboxymuconolactone decarboxylase family protein: MAIISFSQNGLTPFQQLLGHNKAILEKWASLEECIFSSDTFPAELKEEVRRTLAFHNGCEYCKAKGAPSKTEMDARTRLAVHIADLSGRTTHISDEESGVLKETFTDDEISELLALICFITACQRFGALLDLGPSCQI; encoded by the coding sequence ATGGCAATCATTTCTTTTTCACAAAACGGGCTTACACCGTTTCAGCAGCTGTTGGGGCATAATAAAGCCATATTGGAGAAATGGGCTTCTCTGGAAGAATGTATTTTTTCCAGCGATACGTTTCCCGCAGAATTAAAAGAGGAAGTCCGGCGCACCCTGGCTTTTCATAACGGCTGTGAATACTGTAAGGCCAAGGGGGCTCCGTCAAAAACGGAAATGGATGCGCGGACGCGGCTGGCTGTCCATATCGCAGATCTGTCCGGCAGAACAACACATATCAGTGACGAAGAATCCGGCGTGCTGAAAGAGACGTTTACAGACGACGAGATTTCGGAGCTTTTGGCGCTTATTTGCTTTATCACGGCTTGCCAAAGATTCGGAGCCTTACTGGACTTAGGGCCAAGCTGTCAAATTTGA